Part of the Sulfurirhabdus autotrophica genome, AGTAATGTCAGGTTGATTCCGAGTTTCATGATTTCCCGGAAACGGCCCAGTTCATGGAAATGTTCGTAGCTGGGATAGAGTTTTTCCAGAACAGGCAGGGTGGTTTTGTACAGTTCCTGGTAAAACCAGATGAGCGCCTGTTTGGCAACTTGTTTGGCGCGGTTCCGGTCTGGCAGGCAGACGATGCCCAGTGTCATGCCGATACGCGGTTTTTCTGGGCTCTCCCACGCATCAAGAAAATGCTTGATGTCATGTTTTGTCATGAGCCAGGGTTTGAAAGGCCCAGCCAGCATACCTAGTTTCTGTTTGGCTACCCAGGGAAAGCTATCCGGGCTGACGGCAGCGCTCCATAATGGTGGGTGGGGTGTTTGCACTGTTTGGGGTAAAATGTCCGTCTGCGTTAACTGAAAATGCTCCCCTTTAAATGTAACTGGCTTTTTGTTGAATGAAAGTCGCAGAATTTCCAGCGATTCATCCACCGTGTTGCGGCTTGCCCCCATCTCCTTGCCAAATACCTGAAACTCTTGAGGGGAAAAGCCGCGCCCAATACCAACCTCTATTCTTCCCTTGGATAAAATGTCCAGCGTGGCAACCCGTTCAGCAATGTGCACAGGATGATGCAACGGCATGGGAATAACGCCCAGTCCCAGGCGGATAGCGTTGGTACGCTGAGACAGCGCGGCAAGTATCAGGTCCGGTTTCGAAGAATGGGAATAGTGACGCATGAAATGATGTTCCACCAGCCACGCACAACGAAAGCCTAATTCATCAGCCAGCGTGATTTCCGTAATAGCATCTTCATAGGCCTGAGCTTCAGTACGCTCCAGAAAAGGGGGGTTGGAAATTTCGTAAAAGAGGTCGAAATGCATGAATGAACTTTGTTAACCTGACAGGACTTCATAAGGCTCTTATAATGCCAGTATATGGAAAAAACACCAACCTATCAGTGTTATGTCGGAAGCGTGGGATGGGAGCATGCGTCCTGGATGGGGGTGTTTTACCCGGAGGATTTGCCACCTGATTGGCGCTTAACCTTCTACAACAACCATTTTTCCTGCGTTTACCTGCCTTATGCTGAGTGGTCTGGCTTGACTGCTGCTGAGTTGGGAGTGTGGTGCAATGATGTGATGGACCCTTTTCGTTTTGTGCTGGAAGCGAATCCCAAAGGAATGAATTTAGCTGATAAAGAAAAGTTGATTATGCTTTCTTCTCAATGGGTGTTGGCGGATTCGTTGGGCAGGATTGAATCTGAAAGCGGCCTGGAAGGCCGGGTTGTATGGTTAACACCTCTGGCAGACTATAAAAAACTGGCTCAGGAGTTACAGGCATACAACGAACAAGGAACGCAGATTTTTTTAATCAGCCGCGAGCCTGATTTGAAAGCCATGAGTGATGTTCAGCGATTGTTGGAAATTATGGGTTTGTAACGAGTTTTGTTGAAATGACAAAACTAGATTAAAATGAATGCCTTTTGAATATTTGTGTGATCATTTGTGTCCGCTGATAACCTGGTAGAAATCTCTAACCTTAATTTTGCATACGGTAAACGGGCAATCCTGAAAGGGATCGATATGTCTATTCCCCGTGGCAAAGTAGTGGCTATCATGGGCGGGAGCGGGTGTGGAAAAACCACTTTGCTGCGCCAGATAGGGGGGCAGATCAAACCGACTGCCGGAGAAGTTCGCGTTGACGGGCAAGTGATGCATGAACTGGATAGAGACGGCTTGTATAAGATGCGCCACCGAATGGGTATGTTGTTCCAGTTTGGTGCGCTGTTTACGGATATGTCTGTATTTGATAACGTGGCTTTTCAAATGCGGGAACACACGGATCTCCCGGAAAACGTCATTCGTGATCTGGTACTGATGAAATTGCATGCAGTTGGTTTGCGTGGTGCGCGCCACCTGTTGCCGGCAGAATTGTCGGGAGGCATGGCGCGACGTGTCGCACTGGCGCGTGCTATCTCGCTGGATCCTATGTTGATGATGTACGATGAACCTTTTGCAGGGCTTGACCCGATTTCTCTCGGTGTCATTGGTAACCTGATTCGACGATTAACGGATACATTGGGTATTACGTCTATAATCGTGACGCATGATGTGCAGGAGTCTCTCAAAATCGTTGATTATGTGTATTTTGTATCGGAAGGACTGGTTGTGGCACATGGTACATCTGAAGAGATGCGTCAATCGGACCTGCCTTTTGTACACCAATTCGTTCATGGCGAAATGGATGGGCCGGTGCCGTTCCAGTATCCGGCAACGGATTATCGGGAAGACCTGATGAAGGGAGCACTCCATGTTTAACGGGTTAATCAGTGCATTGCAGGGAGTCGGCCGCCATGTGGTGAACGGTATTTGGCGCCTGGGTTATGCCTCTCGTTTTTTTGCGATGATTCTGCTTAGTTCTGGCATGAGCTTCCGCCGTATTCATCTCATTATCAAAGAAGTGTATTTCAGCGGTGTGCTGTCGCTGATTATCATTCTGGTGTCGGGGCTTTTTGTTGGTATGGTTTTGGGGTTGCAAGGGTACGAAACGTTGCAAAAGTATGGTTCCGAGTCGGCATTGGGTACGTTGGTTGCATTGAGCCTGGTTCGTGAACTGGGGCCTGTACTGGCCGCGTTGCTGTTTGCCAGTCGCGCAGGTTCTGCTATAACTGCAGAAATTGGCTTGATGAAAGCCACAGAACAGATTGTTGCCATGGAAATGATGGCCGTTGACCCGATTGCGCGTGTGGTAGCCCCGCGATTCTGGGGTGGGGTGATTTCAATGCCGTTGCTGGCTGCCATGTTCAGCGCAATGGGTATATTTGGCGGGTATTTGGTTGGTGTAGTCATGATTGGCGTAGATGTGGGTTCTTTCTGGTCGCAAATGCAGGCAGCAGTTGACTTCAGAACCGACATTGTAAATGGCGTGATAAAGAGCTTTGTGTTTGGGTTGGCTGTCACCTCAATTGCGCTTTTTGAAGGCTATGATGCACCACCAACGGCAGAAGGCGTATCCCATGCAACAACAAGAACCGTGGTGACATCCTCTCTGGCCATATTGGCACTGGATTTTATTTTGACAGCTTTTATGTTCCGCGGCGTGAGTTGATACGGGAATTTAAAAAGCTAACTCTATGAATATTTTTTGAAAGGTTGCAAAAATGACGCGAACAACGCTGGATTTATGGGTAGGCATTTTTGTGGTGGGCGGTTTGGCTGCTTTACTCGTGCTCGGTCTCAAGGTGGGGAACTTGAGCACTTTCAATATGTCTGAGAGCTATGTTGTGCATGCAGATTTTGAGAATATTGGCGGACTTAAACCCAAAGCGCCCGTAAAAAGTGCCGGTGTAGTCATCGGAAGGGTCGCTGAAATAGCTTTTGATAATTCTAAATATGAAGCAAAAGTGACAATACGCATCGATAAAAGATATGCATTTTCAAAGGATACAACGGCTTCTATTTTGACCTCTGGCCTTTTGGGGGAGCAATATGTAGGTCTATCTCCAGGCGGTGATGAGGCGATGCTCAAGGATGGCGACACGTTTAAATTAACCCAGTCTGCTGTTGTACTGGAAAACTTGATTGGACAGTTCCTGTTCAGCAAAGGGTCTGAAGGCGGAAAAAAAGCTGAGCAGTAATCAGGATTATCAAGTTAAAAACTTTACAGGATAAATGAAATGAACTTTATAAATCGCATGTTAATAGCTGCATTGTTTTTTGGGTCTTTTAGCGTGCAAGCTGCCGATATGACACCTGATGCGCTTGCTAAAAATACCACTCAGGAAGTGCTGGCATTAATCAAGCAGGATAAAGACCTTGCTGGTAACCAGGAAAAGTTGCACAAATTAATTGAGGCAAAAATTTTGCCACACTTTGACTTTGCGCGCATGACTCGTCTGGCAGTAGGTAAAAACTGGCGCAGTGCAACTGCGCCGCAGCAAGAATCGTTGGTTAAAGAGTTTCGTACGTTACTGGTGAGAACCTATTCCAATTCATTAGCAGCGTATAAAAATCAGGTAATTGATTTTAAACCTTTTAAAATGCAGCCGGATGAAACCGATGTGACGGTTAAAACACAGGTTGTTCAGCCGGGCGCACAGCCTATCCCTATAGATTATG contains:
- a CDS encoding LLM class flavin-dependent oxidoreductase; translation: MHFDLFYEISNPPFLERTEAQAYEDAITEITLADELGFRCAWLVEHHFMRHYSHSSKPDLILAALSQRTNAIRLGLGVIPMPLHHPVHIAERVATLDILSKGRIEVGIGRGFSPQEFQVFGKEMGASRNTVDESLEILRLSFNKKPVTFKGEHFQLTQTDILPQTVQTPHPPLWSAAVSPDSFPWVAKQKLGMLAGPFKPWLMTKHDIKHFLDAWESPEKPRIGMTLGIVCLPDRNRAKQVAKQALIWFYQELYKTTLPVLEKLYPSYEHFHELGRFREIMKLGINLTLLETFGLAVVGNPDDCIKQLKKYQAAGVTNMLLAVGAGGTQTEIVQESLRCIAEEVMPAFRSDAN
- a CDS encoding DUF72 domain-containing protein; this encodes MEKTPTYQCYVGSVGWEHASWMGVFYPEDLPPDWRLTFYNNHFSCVYLPYAEWSGLTAAELGVWCNDVMDPFRFVLEANPKGMNLADKEKLIMLSSQWVLADSLGRIESESGLEGRVVWLTPLADYKKLAQELQAYNEQGTQIFLISREPDLKAMSDVQRLLEIMGL
- a CDS encoding ABC transporter ATP-binding protein — encoded protein: MSADNLVEISNLNFAYGKRAILKGIDMSIPRGKVVAIMGGSGCGKTTLLRQIGGQIKPTAGEVRVDGQVMHELDRDGLYKMRHRMGMLFQFGALFTDMSVFDNVAFQMREHTDLPENVIRDLVLMKLHAVGLRGARHLLPAELSGGMARRVALARAISLDPMLMMYDEPFAGLDPISLGVIGNLIRRLTDTLGITSIIVTHDVQESLKIVDYVYFVSEGLVVAHGTSEEMRQSDLPFVHQFVHGEMDGPVPFQYPATDYREDLMKGALHV
- the mlaE gene encoding lipid asymmetry maintenance ABC transporter permease subunit MlaE, giving the protein MFNGLISALQGVGRHVVNGIWRLGYASRFFAMILLSSGMSFRRIHLIIKEVYFSGVLSLIIILVSGLFVGMVLGLQGYETLQKYGSESALGTLVALSLVRELGPVLAALLFASRAGSAITAEIGLMKATEQIVAMEMMAVDPIARVVAPRFWGGVISMPLLAAMFSAMGIFGGYLVGVVMIGVDVGSFWSQMQAAVDFRTDIVNGVIKSFVFGLAVTSIALFEGYDAPPTAEGVSHATTRTVVTSSLAILALDFILTAFMFRGVS
- the mlaD gene encoding outer membrane lipid asymmetry maintenance protein MlaD, whose amino-acid sequence is MTRTTLDLWVGIFVVGGLAALLVLGLKVGNLSTFNMSESYVVHADFENIGGLKPKAPVKSAGVVIGRVAEIAFDNSKYEAKVTIRIDKRYAFSKDTTASILTSGLLGEQYVGLSPGGDEAMLKDGDTFKLTQSAVVLENLIGQFLFSKGSEGGKKAEQ
- a CDS encoding MlaC/ttg2D family ABC transporter substrate-binding protein, with product MNFINRMLIAALFFGSFSVQAADMTPDALAKNTTQEVLALIKQDKDLAGNQEKLHKLIEAKILPHFDFARMTRLAVGKNWRSATAPQQESLVKEFRTLLVRTYSNSLAAYKNQVIDFKPFKMQPDETDVTVKTQVVQPGAQPIPIDYAMEKTADGWKVYDVTVDGVSLVINYRSSFSSEVRQSGIDGLIKTLVEKNQSASGGSQSTAAKK